A stretch of Gorilla gorilla gorilla isolate KB3781 chromosome 9, NHGRI_mGorGor1-v2.1_pri, whole genome shotgun sequence DNA encodes these proteins:
- the PIDD1 gene encoding p53-induced death domain-containing protein 1 isoform X3: MAATVEGPELEAAAAAGDASEDSDAGSRALPFLGGNRLSLDLYPGGCQQLLHLCVQQPLQLLQVEFLRLSTHEDPQLLEATLAQLPQSLSCLRSLVLKGGQRRDTLGACLRGALTNLPAGLSGLAHLAHLDLSFNSLETLPACVLQMRGLGALLLSHNCLSELPEALGALPALTFLTVTHNRLQTLPPALGALSTLQRLDLSQNLLDTLPPEIGGLGSLLELNLASNRLQSLPASLVGLRSLRLLVLHSNLLASVPADLARLPLLTRLDLRDNQLRDLPPELLDAPFVRLQGNPLGEASPDAPSSPVAALIPEMPRLFLTSDLDSFPVTPRGCSVTLACGVRLQFPAGATATPITIRYRLLLPEPGLVPLGPHDALLSHVLELQPHGVAFQQDVGLWLLFTPPRARRCREVVVRTRNDNSWGDLETYLEEEAPQRLWAHCQAPHFSWFLVVSRPVSNACLVPPEGTLLCSSGHPGVKVIFPPGATEEPRRVSMQVVRMAGRELQALLGEPEAAVSPLLCLSQSGPPSFLRPVTVQLPLPSGITGLSLDRSRLHLLYWAPPAATWDDITAQVVLELTHLYARFQVTHFSWSVPPSFLSPPPPVCTALLTPSSPRYWLWYTTKNCVGGLARKAWERLRLHRVNLIALQRRRDPEQVLLQCLPQNKVDATLRRLLERYRGPEPSDTVEMFEGEEFFAAFERGIDVDAAHPCPLDRPDCVEGRICFVFYSHLKNVKEVSFYRGTVPVQVPEEAEAARQRKGADTLWMATLPIKLPRLRGSEGPRRGAGLSLAPLNLGDAETGFLTQSNLLSVAGRLGLDWPAVALHLGVSYREVQRIRHEFRDDLDEQIRHMLFSWAERQAGQPGAVGLLVQALEQSDRQDVAEEVRAVLELGRRKYQDGIRRTGLAPKDPALPGSSAPQPPEPAQA; this comes from the exons ATGGCTGCAACGGTGGAGGGGCCAGAGCTGGAGGCAGCTGCTGCCGCAGGAGATGCTTCGGAGGATTCGGACGCGGGGTCCAGGGCGCTGCCTTTCCTGGGCGGCAACCGGCTGAGCTTGGACCTGTACCCGGGGGGCTGCCAGCAGCTGCTGCACCTGTGTGTCCAGCAGCCTCTTCAGCTGCTGCAGGTGGAATTCTTGCGTCTGAGCACTCAcgaggaccctcagctgctggAGGCCACCCTGGCCCAGCTGCCTCAGAGCCTGTCCTGCCTCCGCTCCCTGGTCCTCAAAG GAGGGCAACGCCGGGACACACTGGGTGCCTGTCTCCGGGGTGCCCTGACCAACCTGCCTGCTGGTCTGAGTGGCCTGGCCCATCTGGCCCACCTGGACCTGAGCTTCAACAGCCTGGAGACACTGCCGGCCTGTGTCCTGCAGATGCGAGGTCTGGGTGCGCTCTTGCTGTCTCACAACTGCCTCTCTGAGCTGCCTGAGGCTCTGGGGGCCCTCCCCGCCCTCACCTTCCTCACAGTGACACACAACCGCCTGCAGACGCTGCCCCCAGCACTGGGGGCCCTATCCACCCTGCAGCGCCTCGATCTCTCTCAGAATCTGCTGGACACGCTACCTCCTGAGATTGGAGGCCTGGGCAGCCTCCTGGAGCTCAACCTGGCCTCCAACCGGCTGCAGAGCCTCCCGGCCTCTCTGG TGGGACTTCGGTCCTTGCGGCTCCTTGTCCTGCACAGCAACCTCCTGGCCTCTGTGCCAGCTGACTTGGCCCGCCTTCCACTCCTCACCCGGCTCGACCTGAGGGACAACCAGCTCCGGGACCTGCCCCCTGAGCTGCTAGACGCCCCCTTTGTGCGCCTGCAGGGGAACCCCCTGGGTGAGGCCTCGCCAGATGCCCCGAGTTCACCAG TGGCAGCCCTCATTCCAGAAATGCCCAGACTGTTCCTGACCTCAGATTTGGACAG CTTTCCTGTGACCCCTCGAGGCTGCTCAGTGACCCTGGCCTGTGGCGTCCGCCTGCAGTTCCCAGCGGGAGCCACCGCCACCCCCATCACCATCCGCTATCGGCTGCTGCTGCCAGAGCCAGGCCTCGTCCCCCTGGGTCCTCATGACGCCCTGCTCAGCCATGTGCTGGAGCTGCAGCCCCATGGGGTGGCCTTCCAGCAG GATGTGGGGCTGTGGCTGCTCTTCACCCCACCCCGGGCCCGGCGCTGCCGTGAAGTGGTGGTCAGGACCCGGAATGACAACAGCTGGGGTGACCTGGAGACCTACCTGGAGGAAGAGGCACCCCAG CGGCTCTGGGCTCACTGCCAGGCGCCCCACTTCTCCTGGTTCCTTGTGGtttcccgccctgtgtccaaTGCCTGCCTGGTGCCACCGGAGGGGACACTGCTGTGCTCCTCGGGTCATCCTGGGGTCAAAGTCATCTTCCCCCCTGGGGCCACTGAGGAGCCTCGTCGAGTCTCCATGCAG GTGGTGCGCATGGCTGGCCGAGAGCTGCAGGCCCTCCTGGGAGaaccagaggctgcagtgagcccccTGCTGTGCCTGTCACAGAGCGGTCCCCCCAGCTTCCTCCGACCGGTCACCGTGCAGCTGCCTCTGCCCTCTGGCATCACAG GCCTCAGTCTGGACCGTTCCCGCCTGCACCTGTTGTACTGGGCCCCTCCTGCAGCCACCTGGGATGACATCACAGCTCAGGTGGTCCTGGAGCTCACCCACCTGTACGCGCGCTTCCAGGTCACACACTTCTCCTGGTCAGTGCCCCCCAGCTTTCTCAGCCCCCCTCCCCCAGTCTGTACAGCCCttctcacccccagctctcccaGGTACTGGCTCTGGTACACCACCAAGAACTGTGTGGGAGGCCTAGCTCGGAAGGCCTGGGAGCGGCTGCGGCTGCACCGTGTGAACCTCATCGCTCTGCAGCGGCGCCGGGACCCTGAGCAGGTCCTGCTGCAGTGCCTGCCCCAAAACAAG GTGGACGCCACCCTTCGGCGGCTGCTGGAGCGGTACCGGGGCCCCGAGCCCTCTGACACGGTGGAGATGTTCGAGGGCGAAGAGTTCTTTGCAGCCTTCGAGCGCGGCATCGACGTGGATGCTG CCCACCCTTGCCCCCTAGACCGCCCTGACTGCGTGGAGGGCAGAATCTGCTTTGTCTTCTACTCGCACCTGAAGAATGTGAAGGAG GTGTCCTTCTACCGTGGCACGGTGCCTGTGCAGGTGcccgaggaggctgaggctgcccgGCAGAGGAAGGGCGCAGACACCCTGTGGATGGCCACTCTGCCCATCAAGCTGCCG AGACTTCGGGGGTCCGAGGGGCCACGGCGGGGGGCTGGCCTCTCCTTGGcacccttgaatctgggagatgccGAGACCGGCTTTCTGACGCAGAGCAACCTGCTGAGTGTGGCTGGGCGCCTGGGTCTGGACTGGCCAGCCGTGGCCCTGCACCTGGGGGTGTCCTACCGGGAGGTGCAGCGCATCCGGCACGAGTTCCG GGATGATCTGGATGAGCAGATCCGTCACATGCTCTTCTCCTGGGCCGAGCGCCAGGCTGGGCAGCCAGGGGCTGTGGGGCTCCTGGTGCAGGCCCTGGAGCAGAGTGACCGGCAGGACGTGGCTGAAGAGGTGCGCGCAGTCTTGGAGCTCGGCCGCCGCAAGTACCAGGACGGCATCCGACGCACGGGCTTGGCCCCCAAGGACCCCGCTCTGCCTGGCTCCTCGGCTCCACAGCCCCCAGAGCCTGCCCAGGCCTAG
- the PIDD1 gene encoding p53-induced death domain-containing protein 1 isoform X5, with product MAATVEGPELEAAAAAGDASEDSDAGSRALPFLGGNRLSLDLYPGGCQQLLHLCVQQPLQLLQVEFLRLSTHEDPQLLEATLAQLPQSLSCLRSLVLKGGQRRDTLGACLRGALTNLPAGLSGLAHLAHLDLSFNSLETLPACVLQMRGLGALLLSHNCLSELPEALGALPALTFLTVTHNRLQTLPPALGALSTLQRLDLSQNLLDTLPPEIGGLGSLLELNLASNRLQSLPASLVGLRSLRLLVLHSNLLASVPADLARLPLLTRLDLRDNQLRDLPPELLDAPFVRLQGNPLGEASPDAPSSPVAALIPEMPRLFLTSDLDSFPVTPRGCSVTLACGVRLQFPAGATATPITIRYRLLLPEPGLVPLGPHDALLSHVLELQPHGVAFQQDVGLWLLFTPPRARRCREVVVRTRNDNSWGDLETYLEEEAPQRLWAHCQAPHFSWFLVVSRPVSNACLVPPEGTLLCSSGHPGVKVIFPPGATEEPRRVSMQVVRMAGRELQALLGEPEAAVSPLLCLSQSGPPSFLRPVTVQLPLPSGITGLSLDRSRLHLLYWAPPAATWDDITAQVVLELTHLYARFQVTHFSWYWLWYTTKNCVGGLARKAWERLRLHRVNLIALQRRRDPEQVLLQCLPQNKVDATLRRLLERYRGPEPSDTVEMFEGEEFFAAFERGIDVDAAHPCPLDRPDCVEGRICFVFYSHLKNVKEVYVTTTLDREAQAVRGQVSFYRGTVPVQVPEEAEAARQRKGADTLWMATLPIKLPRLRGSEGPRRGAGLSLAPLNLGDAETGFLTQSNLLSVAGRLGLDWPAVALHLGVSYREVQRIRHEFRDDLDEQIRHMLFSWAERQAGQPGAVGLLVQALEQSDRQDVAEEVRAVLELGRRKYQDGIRRTGLAPKDPALPGSSAPQPPEPAQA from the exons ATGGCTGCAACGGTGGAGGGGCCAGAGCTGGAGGCAGCTGCTGCCGCAGGAGATGCTTCGGAGGATTCGGACGCGGGGTCCAGGGCGCTGCCTTTCCTGGGCGGCAACCGGCTGAGCTTGGACCTGTACCCGGGGGGCTGCCAGCAGCTGCTGCACCTGTGTGTCCAGCAGCCTCTTCAGCTGCTGCAGGTGGAATTCTTGCGTCTGAGCACTCAcgaggaccctcagctgctggAGGCCACCCTGGCCCAGCTGCCTCAGAGCCTGTCCTGCCTCCGCTCCCTGGTCCTCAAAG GAGGGCAACGCCGGGACACACTGGGTGCCTGTCTCCGGGGTGCCCTGACCAACCTGCCTGCTGGTCTGAGTGGCCTGGCCCATCTGGCCCACCTGGACCTGAGCTTCAACAGCCTGGAGACACTGCCGGCCTGTGTCCTGCAGATGCGAGGTCTGGGTGCGCTCTTGCTGTCTCACAACTGCCTCTCTGAGCTGCCTGAGGCTCTGGGGGCCCTCCCCGCCCTCACCTTCCTCACAGTGACACACAACCGCCTGCAGACGCTGCCCCCAGCACTGGGGGCCCTATCCACCCTGCAGCGCCTCGATCTCTCTCAGAATCTGCTGGACACGCTACCTCCTGAGATTGGAGGCCTGGGCAGCCTCCTGGAGCTCAACCTGGCCTCCAACCGGCTGCAGAGCCTCCCGGCCTCTCTGG TGGGACTTCGGTCCTTGCGGCTCCTTGTCCTGCACAGCAACCTCCTGGCCTCTGTGCCAGCTGACTTGGCCCGCCTTCCACTCCTCACCCGGCTCGACCTGAGGGACAACCAGCTCCGGGACCTGCCCCCTGAGCTGCTAGACGCCCCCTTTGTGCGCCTGCAGGGGAACCCCCTGGGTGAGGCCTCGCCAGATGCCCCGAGTTCACCAG TGGCAGCCCTCATTCCAGAAATGCCCAGACTGTTCCTGACCTCAGATTTGGACAG CTTTCCTGTGACCCCTCGAGGCTGCTCAGTGACCCTGGCCTGTGGCGTCCGCCTGCAGTTCCCAGCGGGAGCCACCGCCACCCCCATCACCATCCGCTATCGGCTGCTGCTGCCAGAGCCAGGCCTCGTCCCCCTGGGTCCTCATGACGCCCTGCTCAGCCATGTGCTGGAGCTGCAGCCCCATGGGGTGGCCTTCCAGCAG GATGTGGGGCTGTGGCTGCTCTTCACCCCACCCCGGGCCCGGCGCTGCCGTGAAGTGGTGGTCAGGACCCGGAATGACAACAGCTGGGGTGACCTGGAGACCTACCTGGAGGAAGAGGCACCCCAG CGGCTCTGGGCTCACTGCCAGGCGCCCCACTTCTCCTGGTTCCTTGTGGtttcccgccctgtgtccaaTGCCTGCCTGGTGCCACCGGAGGGGACACTGCTGTGCTCCTCGGGTCATCCTGGGGTCAAAGTCATCTTCCCCCCTGGGGCCACTGAGGAGCCTCGTCGAGTCTCCATGCAG GTGGTGCGCATGGCTGGCCGAGAGCTGCAGGCCCTCCTGGGAGaaccagaggctgcagtgagcccccTGCTGTGCCTGTCACAGAGCGGTCCCCCCAGCTTCCTCCGACCGGTCACCGTGCAGCTGCCTCTGCCCTCTGGCATCACAG GCCTCAGTCTGGACCGTTCCCGCCTGCACCTGTTGTACTGGGCCCCTCCTGCAGCCACCTGGGATGACATCACAGCTCAGGTGGTCCTGGAGCTCACCCACCTGTACGCGCGCTTCCAGGTCACACACTTCTCCTG GTACTGGCTCTGGTACACCACCAAGAACTGTGTGGGAGGCCTAGCTCGGAAGGCCTGGGAGCGGCTGCGGCTGCACCGTGTGAACCTCATCGCTCTGCAGCGGCGCCGGGACCCTGAGCAGGTCCTGCTGCAGTGCCTGCCCCAAAACAAG GTGGACGCCACCCTTCGGCGGCTGCTGGAGCGGTACCGGGGCCCCGAGCCCTCTGACACGGTGGAGATGTTCGAGGGCGAAGAGTTCTTTGCAGCCTTCGAGCGCGGCATCGACGTGGATGCTG CCCACCCTTGCCCCCTAGACCGCCCTGACTGCGTGGAGGGCAGAATCTGCTTTGTCTTCTACTCGCACCTGAAGAATGTGAAGGAGGTATACGTGACCACCACCCTGGACCGGGAGGCTCAGGCTGTGCGGGGCCAG GTGTCCTTCTACCGTGGCACGGTGCCTGTGCAGGTGcccgaggaggctgaggctgcccgGCAGAGGAAGGGCGCAGACACCCTGTGGATGGCCACTCTGCCCATCAAGCTGCCG AGACTTCGGGGGTCCGAGGGGCCACGGCGGGGGGCTGGCCTCTCCTTGGcacccttgaatctgggagatgccGAGACCGGCTTTCTGACGCAGAGCAACCTGCTGAGTGTGGCTGGGCGCCTGGGTCTGGACTGGCCAGCCGTGGCCCTGCACCTGGGGGTGTCCTACCGGGAGGTGCAGCGCATCCGGCACGAGTTCCG GGATGATCTGGATGAGCAGATCCGTCACATGCTCTTCTCCTGGGCCGAGCGCCAGGCTGGGCAGCCAGGGGCTGTGGGGCTCCTGGTGCAGGCCCTGGAGCAGAGTGACCGGCAGGACGTGGCTGAAGAGGTGCGCGCAGTCTTGGAGCTCGGCCGCCGCAAGTACCAGGACGGCATCCGACGCACGGGCTTGGCCCCCAAGGACCCCGCTCTGCCTGGCTCCTCGGCTCCACAGCCCCCAGAGCCTGCCCAGGCCTAG
- the PIDD1 gene encoding p53-induced death domain-containing protein 1 isoform X1 has protein sequence MAATVEGPELEAAAAAGDASEDSDAGSRALPFLGGNRLSLDLYPGGCQQLLHLCVQQPLQLLQVEFLRLSTHEDPQLLEATLAQLPQSLSCLRSLVLKGGQRRDTLGACLRGALTNLPAGLSGLAHLAHLDLSFNSLETLPACVLQMRGLGALLLSHNCLSELPEALGALPALTFLTVTHNRLQTLPPALGALSTLQRLDLSQNLLDTLPPEIGGLGSLLELNLASNRLQSLPASLVGLRSLRLLVLHSNLLASVPADLARLPLLTRLDLRDNQLRDLPPELLDAPFVRLQGNPLGEASPDAPSSPVAALIPEMPRLFLTSDLDSFPVTPRGCSVTLACGVRLQFPAGATATPITIRYRLLLPEPGLVPLGPHDALLSHVLELQPHGVAFQQDVGLWLLFTPPRARRCREVVVRTRNDNSWGDLETYLEEEAPQRLWAHCQAPHFSWFLVVSRPVSNACLVPPEGTLLCSSGHPGVKVIFPPGATEEPRRVSMQVVRMAGRELQALLGEPEAAVSPLLCLSQSGPPSFLRPVTVQLPLPSGITGLSLDRSRLHLLYWAPPAATWDDITAQVVLELTHLYARFQVTHFSWSVPPSFLSPPPPVCTALLTPSSPRYWLWYTTKNCVGGLARKAWERLRLHRVNLIALQRRRDPEQVLLQCLPQNKVDATLRRLLERYRGPEPSDTVEMFEGEEFFAAFERGIDVDAAHPCPLDRPDCVEGRICFVFYSHLKNVKEVYVTTTLDREAQAVRGQVSFYRGTVPVQVPEEAEAARQRKGADTLWMATLPIKLPRLRGSEGPRRGAGLSLAPLNLGDAETGFLTQSNLLSVAGRLGLDWPAVALHLGVSYREVQRIRHEFRDDLDEQIRHMLFSWAERQAGQPGAVGLLVQALEQSDRQDVAEEVRAVLELGRRKYQDGIRRTGLAPKDPALPGSSAPQPPEPAQA, from the exons ATGGCTGCAACGGTGGAGGGGCCAGAGCTGGAGGCAGCTGCTGCCGCAGGAGATGCTTCGGAGGATTCGGACGCGGGGTCCAGGGCGCTGCCTTTCCTGGGCGGCAACCGGCTGAGCTTGGACCTGTACCCGGGGGGCTGCCAGCAGCTGCTGCACCTGTGTGTCCAGCAGCCTCTTCAGCTGCTGCAGGTGGAATTCTTGCGTCTGAGCACTCAcgaggaccctcagctgctggAGGCCACCCTGGCCCAGCTGCCTCAGAGCCTGTCCTGCCTCCGCTCCCTGGTCCTCAAAG GAGGGCAACGCCGGGACACACTGGGTGCCTGTCTCCGGGGTGCCCTGACCAACCTGCCTGCTGGTCTGAGTGGCCTGGCCCATCTGGCCCACCTGGACCTGAGCTTCAACAGCCTGGAGACACTGCCGGCCTGTGTCCTGCAGATGCGAGGTCTGGGTGCGCTCTTGCTGTCTCACAACTGCCTCTCTGAGCTGCCTGAGGCTCTGGGGGCCCTCCCCGCCCTCACCTTCCTCACAGTGACACACAACCGCCTGCAGACGCTGCCCCCAGCACTGGGGGCCCTATCCACCCTGCAGCGCCTCGATCTCTCTCAGAATCTGCTGGACACGCTACCTCCTGAGATTGGAGGCCTGGGCAGCCTCCTGGAGCTCAACCTGGCCTCCAACCGGCTGCAGAGCCTCCCGGCCTCTCTGG TGGGACTTCGGTCCTTGCGGCTCCTTGTCCTGCACAGCAACCTCCTGGCCTCTGTGCCAGCTGACTTGGCCCGCCTTCCACTCCTCACCCGGCTCGACCTGAGGGACAACCAGCTCCGGGACCTGCCCCCTGAGCTGCTAGACGCCCCCTTTGTGCGCCTGCAGGGGAACCCCCTGGGTGAGGCCTCGCCAGATGCCCCGAGTTCACCAG TGGCAGCCCTCATTCCAGAAATGCCCAGACTGTTCCTGACCTCAGATTTGGACAG CTTTCCTGTGACCCCTCGAGGCTGCTCAGTGACCCTGGCCTGTGGCGTCCGCCTGCAGTTCCCAGCGGGAGCCACCGCCACCCCCATCACCATCCGCTATCGGCTGCTGCTGCCAGAGCCAGGCCTCGTCCCCCTGGGTCCTCATGACGCCCTGCTCAGCCATGTGCTGGAGCTGCAGCCCCATGGGGTGGCCTTCCAGCAG GATGTGGGGCTGTGGCTGCTCTTCACCCCACCCCGGGCCCGGCGCTGCCGTGAAGTGGTGGTCAGGACCCGGAATGACAACAGCTGGGGTGACCTGGAGACCTACCTGGAGGAAGAGGCACCCCAG CGGCTCTGGGCTCACTGCCAGGCGCCCCACTTCTCCTGGTTCCTTGTGGtttcccgccctgtgtccaaTGCCTGCCTGGTGCCACCGGAGGGGACACTGCTGTGCTCCTCGGGTCATCCTGGGGTCAAAGTCATCTTCCCCCCTGGGGCCACTGAGGAGCCTCGTCGAGTCTCCATGCAG GTGGTGCGCATGGCTGGCCGAGAGCTGCAGGCCCTCCTGGGAGaaccagaggctgcagtgagcccccTGCTGTGCCTGTCACAGAGCGGTCCCCCCAGCTTCCTCCGACCGGTCACCGTGCAGCTGCCTCTGCCCTCTGGCATCACAG GCCTCAGTCTGGACCGTTCCCGCCTGCACCTGTTGTACTGGGCCCCTCCTGCAGCCACCTGGGATGACATCACAGCTCAGGTGGTCCTGGAGCTCACCCACCTGTACGCGCGCTTCCAGGTCACACACTTCTCCTGGTCAGTGCCCCCCAGCTTTCTCAGCCCCCCTCCCCCAGTCTGTACAGCCCttctcacccccagctctcccaGGTACTGGCTCTGGTACACCACCAAGAACTGTGTGGGAGGCCTAGCTCGGAAGGCCTGGGAGCGGCTGCGGCTGCACCGTGTGAACCTCATCGCTCTGCAGCGGCGCCGGGACCCTGAGCAGGTCCTGCTGCAGTGCCTGCCCCAAAACAAG GTGGACGCCACCCTTCGGCGGCTGCTGGAGCGGTACCGGGGCCCCGAGCCCTCTGACACGGTGGAGATGTTCGAGGGCGAAGAGTTCTTTGCAGCCTTCGAGCGCGGCATCGACGTGGATGCTG CCCACCCTTGCCCCCTAGACCGCCCTGACTGCGTGGAGGGCAGAATCTGCTTTGTCTTCTACTCGCACCTGAAGAATGTGAAGGAGGTATACGTGACCACCACCCTGGACCGGGAGGCTCAGGCTGTGCGGGGCCAG GTGTCCTTCTACCGTGGCACGGTGCCTGTGCAGGTGcccgaggaggctgaggctgcccgGCAGAGGAAGGGCGCAGACACCCTGTGGATGGCCACTCTGCCCATCAAGCTGCCG AGACTTCGGGGGTCCGAGGGGCCACGGCGGGGGGCTGGCCTCTCCTTGGcacccttgaatctgggagatgccGAGACCGGCTTTCTGACGCAGAGCAACCTGCTGAGTGTGGCTGGGCGCCTGGGTCTGGACTGGCCAGCCGTGGCCCTGCACCTGGGGGTGTCCTACCGGGAGGTGCAGCGCATCCGGCACGAGTTCCG GGATGATCTGGATGAGCAGATCCGTCACATGCTCTTCTCCTGGGCCGAGCGCCAGGCTGGGCAGCCAGGGGCTGTGGGGCTCCTGGTGCAGGCCCTGGAGCAGAGTGACCGGCAGGACGTGGCTGAAGAGGTGCGCGCAGTCTTGGAGCTCGGCCGCCGCAAGTACCAGGACGGCATCCGACGCACGGGCTTGGCCCCCAAGGACCCCGCTCTGCCTGGCTCCTCGGCTCCACAGCCCCCAGAGCCTGCCCAGGCCTAG